The genomic stretch ctcccatgcatCCCTGAGTTCTAGacaagattgattgcagacttgttatcAACCATCAGCTTTAGAGGATTGTTtaccttgatcttcagatcctaCAGTAAATTCAGAAGTCAAACAACTTGACATGCAACCACAACACCTGCAATTTGTTTagcttcacaggttgacaaagcagcaactggttgcttcttggaacaccaagaaatagaACCTCCCAGATACTTAAACAAATATCTAGAAATACTTCTTTTGTCGAATCTGTGTCCACACCAATTAGAGTATGAGTAACACATCAACTCTGAATTAGCCTTTTCACCAGAAGGGAACAAATCTCCATTCTTCAGAGTCCCCTTAATATACCTCATAATTCTAACAACAGcttggtaatgagaccacttcAGTTTACTCAAGAACCTATTAAAAATTTCAACTAcatagcaaatatcaggtctgatattacacaaatacctcagagatcCAACCAACTGCTTAAaagttgtagcatctacatcatcaccttCAGGATCAAAATTCAATTTGTGATTTGTTTTTAAAGGTGTGACCGCAGTCTTACAATTCAACAGCTCAAATCTTTTCATAAGGTCAAGTTCTTACTTCAGCTGATGCAAAATGATACCCTCCTCAGAGTAAAAATATTCGTCCCTAAAAAACATGTCATATTTCCTAGATCAatcatctcaaactcattcatcaaaaccttcttgaacttagctatctcatgttcacaacttcctgttagtaatatgtcatcaacatacagaCATACTAGAATCATATTGCCTTTTAAGTATcctgaacatagacaccatacttCATCTCGCACTTTCTGAATCCTTGGAGCTTGAAAAAAGAACCAGTTTTCAAATTCCAAGCTCTAAGGGGGTTGTTTCAATCCATACAATGCTTTGTGTAACCTGTACACCATCccttcttgattctttttcatAAATCCAGTAGGTTGTGACACGTACATCTATTATTGCAATGGACCATTCATAAAAGCAGATTTCACATCCAGACGCATCAAAGGATAATTCTTATTAGTAGCTATCGTAATCATCAATCTGATTGTCTCATGTCTTGCTACAAGAGCAAACACCTCAAAGTAATCTAACCAAGGTTTCTATAGAAAACCTTTTTccaccaatcttgctttgtgttTGCCAATTAATCCATCTGACTTCAGTTTCaccttgaaaacccatctgaTGTTGATGGCTTTCTTGTCATTTGGAAGCTCAGTTAACTCtcaagtcttgtttctttctataaTCTCATGTTCTTTTTTCATTGCCTTCagccacactttcttcttgagaTCCTCTTCACTACTTActggttcagagtctactaacatggcacactgaatgaCTTCTTCTTCAGAGTCTATTTTAGtatcttgcagcatgtcaaactCTCCAAACCTTTTTGgaatgtttctgattctttgcACAATATCAGATGCTGGAACCCCAAAGGTACCACCTTCAAAGGCATGACCACCTTCAGACTGAAATATTCCCAGAGTCTGGATCTCCACCAGAGTCTGAATAACCATCAGAATCTGGATCTGAATCAAattcaccttcagagtcagactTGTCTTTAGAGTCAGACTCACCTTCAAAATCATCTTCTAattctgactcatcttcagaacCTTCATATTCTGAAGTATCTTCAGAAGTTGGCACTACAACAGAGTTGGATTGAGATTTACTCCAATCACATGCTCCTGACTTCTTCACAATGACATCTCTATTGAATTCAACCTTGTTAGTGACATGGCAATAAAGCTTATAAGAACATGTATCGTAGTACCCTACAAGCAACATAACTCTGCTTCTGTCATCTAACTTCCTTCTCTTAGCATTTggaacatgtttgtaacaaacataaccaaacaccttcagatgtCACACTTTACTTATCTTCAATCCACTTCTCTAAAGGAACAATTCCCTTCAGCTTCTAGGTTGGACACCTGTTGAGCATATATGCTGCAGTGGAAACAACTTCTACCCACAAGGTGTGAGGTAGCTTCTTCTCCTTCAacatgctccttgtcatatcaagcaaagttcaGTTTCTTCTTTTAGCAAGACCATTATGTTGAGGAGTGTATGGAGCAGTCACCTCATGttcaattccattctcctcacagaactttATGAAATCTGTAGAGTTATACTCATATTCACCATTAGTTCTGAGAATTTTCAGCTTCTTACCACTCTAATTCTCAACCTTGATTATGAATTTCTAAAATTCAgcaaacacctcgtgtttgaactttataagggatacccatgtcattcttgtgaactcatcaACAAATGatacaaagtatttattcccttCAAGTTAAGGTACTGGAAATGGTCCACGTATATCTGAATTCATCACACATGGAGCATGCTTTGCTCTTGGAGGCATTTCAGATGCAAATGGAAGTCTTGGTTGCTTCCCTCTCATGCACTCATTGCATGAATTTAAGGCTTCTTAATTGAAGGAATTCCATGTACaaacttctttgaattcagatgcctcaagcttctgaagttcagatgaccaaatcttttgtgccaCAACTCACATTTCTTCACAACACTTGTTGCATTAATGCATCTAGAGTCTACAGTTTTAACATTCACTTTGAATGTTTTATTCCTTCCCTATTCTTACTTCATAATCAGCTTCTGATTacagtcatacaacttcaaaagATTGTCCTTCACGGTAACTGAAAATCCTTTCTCAAGTAAatgacctacactcatcagattgtTTTTCATCCTAGGAACATACCACACATTCTGAATCAATGTTGTTTTACCATTATTCAGAATgactctgacatttcccatacctttAGCATTGAGGTATTTATCATCAGCACATAtgatctttgtcctctttctagagtcaaaattaaccagccatttcttatttccagtaAGATAATTTGAGCAACcaatgtccatataccaccagtctgCCAAATATGCATCATTAGATCAGAAGTCATCAATAACacagattcatcatcaaaatctcCTCTTCCTACATTTACTTCTTCTGAattcctttccttgtttgaccaacaatcaacagcgaagtgaccaaacttcttacaacagtagcAATGAACTTTCctcttgtcatacttctcctTCCCCTTCTGAGTACTCTTATGCCTTTCAAAAGTTGAGGTTTCTGACTTTTGAACACCATTAGAGATCTTCTTGGCTTATGATTAAGACTGCTTCTAATATTTCATACCAGAAGTTGCTTTTAGAGTCTGGTGCTCTACATCCATTTCAGAGTTTCTCTCAGTTAGACGCAACTCTTATGCCTTTAGACTGCtttgcagctcttcaattctcatggtgctaagatccttagaatgttcaattgctaccacaatgtattcaaactgaggagtaagagatctaagtaccttctcaatgatcCTTTCATTagagagagtttctccacacgacttcatctcatttgtgatcataatcactctagagatgtagtcaagtaccttctcattgttcttcatgctgAGATTCTCATATCTTATGTAGATAATGAAGCTTTACCTTCATCACTGATGTATCACCACAGTAACACCGTTCCAATATGTCCCACGCAGCCTTCGACGTCATCGAAAcaacgattttctcaaacacaTTCGCATCCACACttgatggatgtagaacaacgCCTTCTAGTCCATTTTCCCCATATCACGCTGAGCATTCCTCTGTGCATCCGTTGCATTTTTCAGAAGTGCAACAAGAACGTAACTGTTGTTGACGAAATCAAGAATATCTTAAGTGCCAAACAATAAACACATTTGAATCATCCACTAATACCAGTTCTTGCCATCAAACACTGAAAGCTTAGTATTCAGATTGTTGTTTctgttcatcttcaaccttgtgaAAATCACTCAGATCTCACCAAACACTAGTGTTTCCCAATCCCGCAGAATCAAGAAACGTGATTCTGTTACGATTCCAATCAGAAATTCAACATGAACTCAAGAaacaaaatcaatcacacaacgcctcaccgttcactcgtgtttctctgtgtttccctgtggatcttaaccggagctctagatatcaattgttggtgcacaaggtgaagaatatgaagatggaagaagagagagaagaCAGAGAATAAAAAACTTCCACTACACTTACAGAACGGTTACAACAAATGGTTATGCACACCCACTGTACTCACTCAGTACACACTGTTGTTAACAACTACACTGGTTTATATATACACAACAATAGTGCCACATAAGCAAAATGCTAACCTACACTAGCTAGGTTAAGCTTAACAAAAACTAATACTACTACTTCTACTACTGAATATGAATTACGTCTAACACAAGATTAGTACTTCAATACTCAAGTTAGTAACACAATGAGGAATACTGTGAGAGTGACAATGAGTTTGAATCATACTTTTTTTTCCACGTGAGATACCTTATATATGAGAGTTGATTGAAGTGTTCAAGACCTGAATCAAATGTGGGACTTTTTCTTATCGGGCTTTAGCGGACTCAGAACAGTTTCTCAAAGGTTTTTTGTTGCTTGAAAAAACTGACAACCACCCATATCAAGCGCATTATATATATTGATGACATGCCTCTTTTTCTATGAAATCGTGCGGAGTTTCTTTTAAAGCATTGAATAAGAAAAACTAAGCACATTATGCTGCACCCCCTCTTAGGAGATGTCAACGTCGAACTTAGCTCAAACCTGGGGGCAAGGAAGGAGGCCCAATCCTTGTTTGGGAACTGTCTATGTGGCACTAAGAAATTACGCAGCTCTCAACAAATGGGATGGGTAATGACGAAACAAGGAAATTACGCCAATTCCCAACAAATGAGATGGGTAATGACGAAACAAAGGAATTACGTAAGTTTTCAACTTATAGGACAAGTAAGGACAAAATGAAGAAATTACGCCAGTTCCTAACAAATGGGACGAATAATGACGAAAAATTTGCTAAATAACCATAATTGGCAAAGCAAACAAGAACATAATTCCAAGACAAGTCAAACTATGATTTGCAAATTAACAAAGCCATGAAGGCATGAAGTTACAAGAGGATACGTTTACGACAAATAAAATACTCTCGCCTCATTAGCACGTCATCCACCTCCATGTTATTTAAGCTAACCAAATCACGGGGAACCCTGATGTCCGAGTAAAACACCTTTGTTTGATTGAACAAATTCATAAAGGAAGCATCTCTAAAACCTTCATTAGTGTGGCTGTAAGGTCCTCATATAGTCGAGACAAATTATCATGGTAGGCATTTATACCCGCGGAATGAGCGCATGTCTATTCTTTCAGGGCCTCATCGACCTTTTCAATTTGGGAAGAAACATATGTCGAGGAAGACCCACATCGCTAAGATTTTTCCCCTTTTTCTCAAGAGAAGACATCAAATTGGCTATCATGGCGACTAACTTGAAAGGTGCATCACGAACTTCCCTTTCTTCCTTAAGGTCGGATATGTGGTATGTTTATTTTTGGAGGTTGGATAACTCCTCTTGAAGTCAGAGTTTCTTAGAAACGAGAAGGTCATACATTTTCTTTCAAGACTCTTTCTCCCTAGAAAGTTTACCGTGAGCCAGTGCTTCCCCTAGATCCGTTGCAACCAAGTACATAAAAGAAGTACCACATATAAAAATGATAGGTTAACTTAACAAACAACTCCGACTTACATGTGTCAATAATATTTCACACATAAGTGTAGTCTTCCTCGGACAAACAATTCTTCACTTCTGAAAGTCTGTGGGGGTATGTAAGACTTGAAGACGGTGGGCAATTTGCAGGAAGACGAGGCCTCACAACCAGGAAAGACAATGGTTGCATAAACCGATTCAGAAGTCTTTATATTCTTCAGACCTTCCTTTTGGATCAACCCCTTGTCTTTGTTCTTCTTTTCATTCTAGGTCAAAGAATTCGTATGATCATTATTTTTCTTGCTCCGCATTTTTGAAGACGGGTGAGAGAACACTGGTTGGGACTGTCCAACTTCCTCAAGTTGTGGCCGAACAACGAAAATGATCACCACCACACTAACTAGTAGCTGAACAACCACTCTACCCGAACCAAAGAAGGAAGGTTTGGGTTCCATATTGCCTTGATCCTTTTTCTTCTTAGAGAGAACCATCGTGACAACCCACATGTTTTATGAAAAAACAATTTAAGACATCTTAGCTAAGCGTTCAGAAAACTTAAATCTTGACACCATTTTAAAACATGCGAATATTCTAACCAAAAAGTTTCTTCCTATCTCGGGAAGAGGCCGCATCTACCACCACCAGGTATTAATAAATCACTCCCCTTGAGTCAGAGGAGAAGTGTCAGACCATTCTTCAACATTCAGTTGGTCCAAGTAAGGCAATAAATTGGCTTTCATCGACCATTCAGAGGACAAGAGAGAGTCATAAGAGATGAAGTAGGCATTTAAGTCATGATGAAAATGATCCGGGGACCAGCACCTCTGAATATTATTCGTGCATATAGTATGCACGAAACTAGTAGCAGGTGAAGAGAGTTGCGAACGGGAACCTGACAAAACTCGGAATGGGCGGTCGGGATAAAGGGAGTCACCAGGTAATAGTGATCCTTGAAATATTTCTAGCGGTCATTATAAACATTGAAGATTTTATTTTCCTAGAGCAAAGATATCAACCCTTGACAACGACCCATTTCGTGTGCAGGAAACCACGAAAATGTGGAAAAAAAGGTTCACTGAAGCGGAACCCTCTGCCCCTTATACTCATACTAATGTTATTAGGATTTATAGAAGGGTTATAAAATTCAGAATAAACCCTAGCCTTTTTGTTCGTAGAAACCCCTTCGCTCATCACCCCAAGGGAGCTAATAAAGCAATTGATCTGACACTCTTTCTGGGCTGCCAAAACATCACCCAAATTCGAATAAGCTTTAGCCTAGGAGATAACATAAGCAGTGACTTCCATAACCTCAAGATCAATATCTCCATCTACATAGTCCATACCAGACTTGTGACTGTCACTCGACATTTTTGGATCGCGGACAAGGTGATGAACCTCCAAAGGGTTGCCATAAAAAATATCTACAAGATCTCTACAAAGTAAATTCACAAAATGACTGAATTCCAAGGAGCAATGAGAAAGTGTTTGCTCCCTATTCCTGCCAGTCGAATAGGCCAAATCTCGGCCACAAACAGCTTGACAACATTAGGTCGACACAGATTCTAGAAGGTTTCACGTTCAACACTTCACAACAAAACTTAAGAACAACGGTCATATACAGGGGTATAACTACTTCTACCTGCGTAAGACCTGAGATATACATATACTTTTCATACTTCATTCTACTACTTTTTAAACTCATAAAATAATTTAGACGGTAAAATAATAATCTTATATATCCAACATAATTCTCGTTCCGATTAACAACAACCTTTTATAAAttacgaaatgttatttgttttgtAAAATATTAAATAGATAAGATTTCATTAAAAAAAGTTATTCCGGCTTAATAATCATGATTATCCTTTAGGAAAATTGCAAAACTAAAATTGGGACGTTGATAAGCAACTAATACACACAAGATACAACCATAATACTAATATACATTGATTCATTATGAAAGCGATATTACACCGATTTTTTCTAGTGCAATGGAAAAGGTACCAGAGTTACAGATGGTAGATTACAAGGCAGAAAATAATATAAAAGGAAAAGCAATTAATAACAGACCGTAAGTTATTATGAATCAAAGTACTCCTCAGTCCTTCCCTTGAAACCAATTTGACCGAAAGTGAGGGAGATGAACAGCCCCAAGTGCCAACAGATCAACCATAACCTGTTCAACATGTTTGCTTTATTATGTCTTAGAACGAAAAATATATTCAAATTCAAATACAAAATATAATATTACGGTATATTTATATAAAACACGTCGTAACTCTATATCATCAAATGGTCCCATGGTCTAGCGGTTAGGACATTAGACTCTGAATCTAGTAACCCGAGTTCAATTCTCGGTGGGACCTAAAATTTGTAaaatgttttaattttttttaatttttttatccTTATCATTAAAGATCTTGCTTGCTATtcaattatttaaaattaaattaagCGTTCATTTGAGCCAAACTAAAAATCTAAATTAAATAAGTTTAGTAATGAGGACATTCTTTttcataaaaaatataaatacaaACTGCTTTAAACATTAATTTTACTTTcagaaaataattttaattttgataaaaaatTGTAATATAAAAAGTATTATTCTTAAAATATAAAGTTAAATAGTTTATGCCTTCAATTCTGTAAAAGGCGGTATTTTTTCATGTCAAACCCTAAAAATCCAATGACATATTACCTTTTAATATTTATTAACAAACTAAACTTAAAAATCTATAAAAAAGACGAAATGAACTATGATGTGATTCTTTTTTATTAGGCTAATGACGGACTTATAAAGCTGGCATATATGAACTTATAGAGTTGAACTCatctttttttttatcattgtGAAGCTAACTCTTTATTAACTTTTTCTATTAAAATTTAAATTCTAacataaaataattaaatattattttgATAATATTAATGTATATATATTTAACATATAAATATATATTCCAATCGGTGAATGTACCAGAATATTAAAGAACATCTACATGTTATTGAGTGTCTTTATCAAGGATAAAACAATCAATGAAAAAATCAACTTAACCATTTCAATATGCGATGAACATCCTATCATCATATTATCTAATAAATTGTTGTAATTTTATGTAGTCTCGTGTCTATTGACGAGTTATTAGTTGAATTGTGTTGTTTGGATGGATAGAGTTATTAGTGAGTGACCTAGTCGACTGAGCGAAGACACTGATGATTTTTCTAAATGTTCCTAGTATATTAAATTTGCTAAGTTGATTTTTTCATTAAATGTTTTACCCTCAATAACATGTACCTCTCATCTAATGTTAGTACAATACATCAACCTAGAGGATGCAGAGTCATTAGCATATATAAGTTGTTAGTGTAAAAAATACTATCGTATAATTCgatttaaattttaattttattagGTTTTATTAAActtatttattaattaattagattaaaataaaaaaaatattcaaCACGTAGTCACCGATTTAATTGGCGACCCTTCCTATTTCTTGTACAAATGCGCCAAATAACCCCTTAATTCAATTGACtatgttttttatttatttaatgtAGTCGTCATTAAATATGTATTTTGTGTTATAAatcttttttatttaaaaaataaatacttaaaaattaatagaaaaatataattattCAAGAAGTTTTGTTGAAAAAcataattattttaaaaataataattttaagAAATGTGAAACAGCCATAAATAATAATATAAGTTTTAGTTTGCAAATCAAACGAGCTAGCTACATGTTACTAACCTGAATGGATAACTAGCTATTTAAGATCAGACTGAAATAACCTTTTAAAATTTGGGCTCTTATTATAAGGTTTAAGCTTTATATTTATCAGTATTTTTCTAAATGACTCATATGAGCTAATCAATTTGAATGGATTTAAGGATTTAATGACAAGTACGCATGACAATATAATTATACTCTCATCCCGTCCCATCCCGAATTTATGAAGAAAATCCATTTTAATTGAATTTAGGGCCAatttgttttagctttaaaaaaatagattttttctttgtatttctgaaaatggattttataaaaatgttgttcaaaatattacaagtttttctaaatttattttttataaattaaaagattgaattgtttattgtataacataaatatacattattgaagataaaacatagtcaaaatcacaattaaaaaaaaaattgtatctcaaaaatgatttttaaaaaaagttatttgaaatagtttcaaaattaagtgattttttgaaattttaatatccaaaaaaagtttcgataaaatgataaaatacctaaaataacattttaagaataattattcaaacaaaattttcatttgaaacttttatgaaaagtttctttgtaaattttttttatgctaaaatatataacactataaaaatcatttttaaaaaaagccaaaacaaacgggcccttagattaaaataaaaaatccATTTTGATTGAAATTTAGATTAAAGTTTGAGTTTTTCTCGATTATAAAATGGAGAATCGAAGATTATTTTGAAATTCAGATTTGGATGGGATGTAAAAACTGTCCCGGATGCCTAAGGACAACCTTAGAAGATCTCCAACTAATTCCTTCCGGTTCATTACTTCACTTCTCATCTATGATTTCACTTTCATTTAAGACTATGATTGCGTATAGCAGAGAATCAAGTGaattaaatacaaaaatatgtgAAAGAAATGACTAACCAAAACTGTGAAGTAAGGGCTGGAGGTGTAGGGAAGTGAGCAAGTTCAGTTCCAATGCTATCAAAGAAAAGTCCAGTCAGACTTTTACCGTCAATAGCCGGGATGCTAGACGGTGCCAACCAACCTATCAACCCAAACCCAATCACATTGAAATCCCTCCGTAGCCAATCCCTCTGGAAGCTTCACATCAtaaatcacaaaaaaaatatcataattcattttttttcatcatcaaaataaaTATTCATAGAGATCAAATAATTCAGTTTAAAAACCTTACAAATCAATCTTATAATAAAAATTACCATGTCACTCTTCCACCATTTCCTACCGCCATAGCTTGCCTCAAAGGATTCCTAGCAGTTACTTGTGGTTTCCCAAATCCTGGAAGAAAATCAcaattaaaataaatacaaaCATATATAAAAAAATGGTACATGCTTAATTATGTTTTAACTAATGACAGATATACCTGAGGTGAGACGTGATGCACCACCCATTCCTACGACggttgcaaaggttgttgttgCCATTCTAGTATGTGATTTCGGTGTTGGCAATGCTAAGAGGTCTGAATAGAAATGTGAGGAATCTTAGTGGTGATGGTAGTTTTTGTgttccaattattattattattggcTTCTACGAAAAAATGAATACTTGTGAATAGATTAGGTTTGGATTGCGTTTTCGTGGATGTGCTGGTTACTCAATCACATCGTGCCACATTGGAGAGTTTGGGATAAAGTGGGGTCATCATTGATCCCTTGGTTGGCTACTTCATCGAGCAAGGATTACAAAAATATTAGTAGGAGGAATCAAaattcttttatttcttttcaaaaaaaaatgtgATGGTGAAGTTTACACTAAAAGTGCGGCAGTTGGAGTTGTTAGGACATTGTGTATCTACAATGTTAGCATTCAAACTTTTCGGTGAAATCAAAGCAGTGTCAATTTCTAAGAGTATATTAAATCGTATTT from Lathyrus oleraceus cultivar Zhongwan6 chromosome 7, CAAS_Psat_ZW6_1.0, whole genome shotgun sequence encodes the following:
- the LOC127107889 gene encoding photosystem I subunit O, whose protein sequence is MATTTFATVVGMGGASRLTSGFGKPQVTARNPLRQAMAVGNGGRVTCFQRDWLRRDFNVIGFGLIGWLAPSSIPAIDGKSLTGLFFDSIGTELAHFPTPPALTSQFWLWLICWHLGLFISLTFGQIGFKGRTEEYFDS